In Phoenix dactylifera cultivar Barhee BC4 chromosome 1, palm_55x_up_171113_PBpolish2nd_filt_p, whole genome shotgun sequence, the genomic stretch CAGGGTATTCCTGCTATGGCAGACGTTGCTGTTCCAATTGGTAACATTTCTTCAGCTCAAGCATCTGGTCAAGACACAATGGAATCAACTACAGGTGGGGCCTCGCCACTCTCTTGAGTACCAAATTCTTCCCCTTTAAATATGTTTCCGCAGGTCAATTTTTTTTGCTATAATGTTTTCCTTGCCCTTCTGAAGCACATGAAGTTCTAGCCGAATAAATTCATATACAACAGAGGACTCCAAATATCGGTGTAGATGCTGGGGATGGATCTTTGGATTTCCTTAGACATAATCAACAGGTATGCCATTCAATCCCCCTATTTTTCAtatcttagttatatttttaacaaaaaatatgATCTATTCTATTTGTATTTGCTAATCCATTCATGTACACAATTTAAATGGCTAATAATGCAAGATAATATTGTAATCATTttctatacatacatatactgtATATGTATGATTTTGTCTCTTTCTGGGAGTAATCGTCTTAAATAAACAGAATGTGTAAAATGTTTATAGTTTATTTCTGTGCTTTGCAaggaatcattaaaaaaaatattgacttAGGGGCCTTCAACTTTTCAATGGAAGGGCAGATGAAGAgacaaattattattattattttccctGATACTCATTGTGCATTAATGGTGgcttcttttttcctctttccaACATGACCTCAACTTTGTCATTCCGAAGCAGTCTGTCAATCATCTTGTACTGCCCACTAGTAGCAGTGATTCTAAGCATTCAGAACCTTATTATATTTGGATACATGTGACATTTGGGATCTTCCTTCAGCCGGCTGTGGCTGAATTAGTCTTGGTTACATGATGTTTCAGAGCTTTTTCAAGTTTGAAATATAACTCTTAATGATAAAAAACAATGAATCATCTGAATGCTAGTCTCGGATTCACCATATAATATTTGACAATTCTCTGGGTATCATGGAAGGATCTGCCTTTCAAGTTTGAAATATAACTCTTAATGATAAAAAACAATGAATCAACAGAATGCCAGACTTGGATTCACAATATAATGTTTGAGAATTCTCTGGCTACTATGGAGGGATGTCTCCAGGTCCCTTTTTTGAATATGGACTATGTAAGTTGCCAGCATGGATATGCTGCTTTATACCTTGAAATGTTATCAATGTGTGTGCATGTGCCTGTGTCCAGCTGGTCCCTTTTCATGTACATGTGTTGGAATTATATAACTTGAGGTCTCAATTTCTTTTTGGATGAGAGGTAGGGGGAGAAGTTGGAAAAATCAGGGAAAGAATAAGATGATAatgcaaattatatatattagtgGAATTCAATATCATGTACCTGATGTACTCAATAAGCATGCAGGTACCCTTTTAACATACATTCAAGTATATGCATGGATACCCTTGGACATGGTAGCCAGATATCCTAGTAACTTTGTCACAGCTGCTACCTGAGTTTAAGCATCATtttaaaatgtttttttttcttttttactttgtcTGGAAAGGAAAATACAATATGTTGTCATTCATATATACTAGTTGGTTTGTTATTGCACTGACTGTTGAATACTGAGATACGTACAATCATTCTTTTTCCTGATATGCTAGTTCCAAGCATTGCGTGCAATTGTTCAAGCAAATCCACAAATATTgcaggtttgtatttttctctctctgttGGTGTAATTAGCTGCATTTTCATGTTTCAGATTCGGTACTTATAATCATTGTTCTGTTGTAGCCTATTCTTCAATAACTCAGCAAGTAGAATCATCAACTTCTAAGGTTAATCCAAGAGCATCAAGCAGAGTTTCTTCAGTTAATAAATGAACCTGTTGAAGGTATTGAAGGATAAGGATTCTGCATCCACCATTTGTGAGCTTGTTTTGAAAATTCAATAGTTTTGTGTATAACCAGTTTGGAAATAAAGTTGTGTTTGATTGTTCATATGAGTAATGGCTTGACCTAtgagtaaaaaaaatttaatgtttACTCATCACAGGTCAGCTGAAGTGCGCAAGTATTTATTTCTGCATTGTTTCGGGTTaaaaatttatcatatttaatttccatGGGCCAACTTTTTGTTAATATTCTATACACATTTAAATTCTAAACAGACATACCTTACCCATTTCTTATGTCGATattccttttattttcttttttttggtttagtTAGAATACATGTCCGAAGACCAACATGACTTCCAGATATGTTGAAACTTATTAGCTGCTATATGTGAATCTGTTTGATCTTTCTTCATCTAACGGAGGATTAATTTCACCCTAGATGCTTTTCCATGTTCAGATCTGGTATGCAATGATTTGATCAGCCGGGTTAGCAGCAGCAATTATATTAACAGTTGAAAATAAGCTTCCAACGAAACTATAGCCGAGGTTATTGCTTAGATAATTCTATAATTAACAAATAAAGAGTTATGTGACAAAAGCTTCTGCTTATTATTCTCACAAACAAGCGGTTGCCTCAAACAGAGCAGCTGTAGGAGGAACCAATACAGTCAGGATGAAGAACTCTTCGAACAATTCCGCAAATCCAAACCTTCGGTCTAATGAGATTGGAAGAGGTGATCAACCATGATTATCCGAAAATGTCAGTTCAATCTTCACTCCCCTGGATCATTTACGCTCATGCAAGAAACACGAATCTCTCCTTCACTGCCCGTCTTCACGCTGATGTTTGCAAGTCTAACAAATGACTCCGCCCAGCTTGCGAAAAATCCGTCCTGGCTCTCAGAGAATGCCTCCACCTTTGCCTTCGTTCTGGAATCACCGGCGAGGACCGAGTCCGATCGGAAGAGCCCCTTTCCGGCCAACAGATTGCGGTAGTACTGGTTATCAAACAAAGCATCAGTGACCGGGTCATTATTAACAGTAACAGTCGTGCTTGCACCGGCCGGGCATTGCCTGACGAGCTCCATCGCGTAATCTTTCTCCAGGGAGCTGTCGACGGGCACGAGATCTCCCTTCGGTCCCTGCTGGAACCGCTCGCTGAATGCACTGCAGTGAGCTGAGCCAATGGTGTGAGCTCCTAACACAAGGATGGGAGTCTCCGTGAGCTCAGGGAATGAGGGAGCTAACCTTTTCTATTTTCCTTGGCCTACGATAATTACAGATCgtacatatgtatacatatgggTTACCTGAAAGGATCACCAGGTCGTCCATGGAGAGTCCTTTGGAGGAGAAGAGCTGAGCCATCTCGCCAAGGGAGAAGCTGGTGTCCACCATGTTCGGTCTcacgttcgaagacgacgaaaCCCGTCCATCTCGTCTTCCTAGTGGGACCAGAACTGATGGTCCTCCAGCCTGTGAATAAATTGGTCaagacttgaatcctttgatgcATATATTTactttgtgaaaaagaaaacaaagtcaTGAGGCACGCTAGCAACTAGATGGTTTTGGAGTGTCCGCAAGTTGTAGTGTTCCAtgcgcctttttcttttttttcaacagCATAACATTTTGAATAGAAGATGGCATAATTCAAGAAAGATTTAAATTTCTTCTTATAGAGCCAAAAATTTGGATGAGTAACcctaaactgtttttttttttctttgcttttttttcGATTTTGATGGAAATGGGAGGGGAACTCCTCCCGTATAAATCTGAAACCATCATCAGATCTGCTTAAGATAGAGTACATACATTCTTATGTTCAGGTGCATATCCTCAAGATTCAAGAATTGCCATGCATGAAAAACTGGCAAGAAAACATTCACCAATTTAAAACCAAAGTTATAAGAATAGCAATCTGAAAGAATAACGGCATGCCAGGGTTACACGCTACAATTGTGCATCACAAAACTAAAAATCGGCATCGTAGTGGGAGGAAGGGGTTAAAAACAGAGGAGGGCGGAGAAGATTCTCCTAAGATGCTGTCTCCTTGGGAAGATCTTAAGATCAAAACACAGCATCCATATCAGAGTCTTGGCACATATAAGTAGgtacttgagaataacatgCGGAAAAGATTAAGATAGCTGAAGCTAAGTTTATTTATCAGTGCATAAATTTAAACTTACCATCTCCACAGCATCTCTTGCAACCATAACCAAGATATCAGCACAGGAGACAGTCCCAGGGCACAACACTTCGAGCAGCCTCTTTGCCGACTCCACCACTTCGAACCCACCGAGGGATTTGTTTGCTGGATCGGACCTCTCAGTCCCATTTCCTTGCACCAACACGGAGCCATCACAGCCCTGAGATCACTTAAGCAATTACAAGGCTATCTCAGGAAGGAAAAGTTTAGTGTTTACAAGGCTGTTTTAGG encodes the following:
- the LOC103707409 gene encoding peroxidase 18 isoform X1 → MDPKLIKSFHYSLLSTLLAFLLFASLFPSSTSQLSTDFYSLSCPSVELLVKSTVRSAVGSDPTLSGKLLRLLFHDCIVEGCDGSVLVQGNGTERSDPANKSLGGFEVVESAKRLLEVLCPGTVSCADILVMVARDAVEMAGGPSVLVPLGRRDGRVSSSSNVRPNMVDTSFSLGEMAQLFSSKGLSMDDLVILSGAHTIGSAHCSAFSERFQQGPKGDLVPVDSSLEKDYAMELVRQCPAGASTTVTVNNDPVTDALFDNQYYRNLLAGKGLFRSDSVLAGDSRTKAKVEAFSESQDGFFASWAESFVRLANISVKTGSEGEIRVSCMSVNDPGE
- the LOC103707409 gene encoding peroxidase 18 isoform X2; this encodes MDPKLIKSFHYSLLSTLLAFLLFASLFPSSTSQLSTDFYSLSCPSVELLVKSTVRSAVGSDPTLSGKLLRLLFHDCIVEGCDGSVLVQGNGTERSDPANKSLGGFEVVESAKRLLEVLCPGTVSCADILVMVARDAVEMAGGPSVLVPLGRRDGRVSSSSNVRPNMVDTSFSLGEMAQLFSSKGLSMDDLVILSAHCSAFSERFQQGPKGDLVPVDSSLEKDYAMELVRQCPAGASTTVTVNNDPVTDALFDNQYYRNLLAGKGLFRSDSVLAGDSRTKAKVEAFSESQDGFFASWAESFVRLANISVKTGSEGEIRVSCMSVNDPGE